The sequence ggcatacagggcactccttttcgtactgtatgcagctttgaagtcgacgaaaagatggtgtgtatcgattctcctttcatggattttttccaagatttggcgtattgtgaatatctggtcgattgtGGACTTTTATACCTATATTTACtatgtttgtattatttgtgaCTTGTGTTTAGGGGTGTTATCTTGATAAAAGCGAAAGCCAtcttcaatttgaaattttctagcGCTTCGAAGCAAATTTTCttgcagaagttttaaataaatacatttgttcATTGTTTCTTCAATAAAGGTCAAACTCCCAACTCCATTTGATGACATGCATGCCCAAATCGTAGCGTTGCCACCgccgttgttgttggtgttgttgttgctgcagcagGATAAACAtatcccatacatatacggagaatgccgctgaagtgacagtccttggccgaatataaatctgggtagttccggttacgtagaaccgactatcgtGGGAATGTTGTCACCGCCGTGTTTTATAGTAGCGCGCAAATTATGGGGTTTTAGCTCCGTATTGGCCTCGCGCCATATAAAAGGTCTGCCATCTGGTCCAAATAAGTTTACTTTTACCTTGTCTATAAAATGCACGGTCCTCCAAAATGCTGGGGTTCTATTTACATAATCACGCGCAAGCTGCAATCTCTTACCTACTTATATTCCTTGGACTTACGAAAAGGTTTATTACAGGCTAATCTACCATTTAAAACCGTTTCCCTCGAAAAGTTTCTGGATGGCGAGTCTTACCTAAATCGTTTTTGGCCATTTCAGCTAATTTTAAAGCGCTTGTTGctggatttttcttcacttggcGCACTAATCGCTGACACCCTGTTCTATGAAAGTTTTATTTGGTGTCGTCCCTTACCACACGATTTTCATACATAAGTCGTTCAAGAATGTGCTGAACTTTTGTGCAATTTTAGCTATTTTACGATACGATATTCCTTTTTTGAAATGCTCCAAAACTAACTCACGCCTTTCTATCGAAGTACGCGGTCCCATGGCTAAAAAAACAagtatacataaaatttaatattgctttGTTTAAATCGGTTCAATTGCTGGcttacgcggacgacatagacGCAATCGCATCCTCGCTGCCGAGTTTGAAAGAAGCCTTTGCAAGTGTTGAGACATCAGCAAAATGTATGGGTTTATAAATAAACGAAGCCAAAACTAAAGCGCTAGTTTCAACTACATCGGACTCTGTCGAACACAATGTGGGTCAAATACTAAAAATCGGTGACTATGGTTTCGAAGTAGTGAAGGTATTTAAATACCTTTCTTGGCATCATTAGTCACGACAACAAAATTTCTGCAGAAATCGGCCACAGAATCCTTATGGCCAAGCGCTGCTATTTTTGGCTGTGTTAACACCTAAAGACTCGCCTCCTAAACAGAAAAACTAAGCTTTCATTATGCCGCTCAATTATAATTTCCATTTTGCTATACGATAGTGAAACGTGGACACTCAGAGATGCAGATAAACAGAAGCGAAGCTGCTTATTTTCGAGAGAACAGCTCTGCGAAAAAATTTTGGCGCTATATGCAATAAGGTGAGTGGCGAAAACGCTATAATCATGAACTCGAAAAACTATATGCGCACCCATCTGTGATAACCACAATCATGATCAACAAATTGAGATGGGCAGATCACATATTGCGGGCTAACACGGATTACCCACCTCAACAAGTACTCTTCGGTAAATGCCACAGACAGAGGCCGCCCGCCGCTTAGATGGATTGACGGTGTAGaagaagacgcaggcttattgggTTTTCGGGCATGGAGGGAGGACACAAGCACAAAACCGAGACAATTGGAGGCATATGCTACAGCAGGCGAAGACCCGACCAGGGTTGTCCAGCCAGCAATGATGATGGTTATGTCATCatcggttgcctcctgatgtcttgCACTCAACACCtgcataacgaggcacaaatgctccctgtagtggagcacaacaaactgctcaataagcagttcctgcttggatgttaccgcaggtttcacccctgcagacacctgcttgagcctgagccgcctcccaggcacgtcagtaGACACCttttagactacgctgacgaaatccaggacaaaattgtccgcaacctactggaccggacagtatttagacagtcaataaacgacatccaccgggagaccgtcaccaccttcacgaactcccgtcctgtgaatgccgtaatcggagtccaaccaccacctattgcagacgaagagctccagcttccccgtgagactcgtgtaacactggcacaactacgttttggatactgtagcaggttaaactcctacatatccagaatcgaccccgacacaCTCAACATATGTCTGGCATGTGaaagcaccccgcacgacactaaccatctcttcacatgccccctaaaaccgactcatctaacacctctctccctctggatccaacctgacgaaacagcatgtttcctgggcctacccctagatgagctagacgaagatgaccggtgatatgcctacactgacagggctaccaatactgttaaaacaacaacaaaaaggggCTGGCGGTTCTACGTTACAGAAACGACTCGGTTTTATATCctgccaaggactgtcactccagcagcattctctgtatgtaagtatgggtaAGTGGCATTTCCTGTATGTAAGTATCTTAGAAGGATAGTCAGCGTAGaagaagacgcaggcttattgggGTTTCGGGCATGGAGGGAGGACACAGGCACGAAACCGACAATTGGAGGCATATGCTACAGCAGGCGAAGACCCGACCAGGATTGTCCAGTTAGCAATGATGATGTTTGATTATGTCAAACTCACTCTACAAACTCTCACAAAACAAACTGAAAATGCAGTTTCGTGTGTTGAATATTGCGCCGGGAATAGCGGTATTTTTAACTGCTTCGTTTACGCTGCGGCGTGAGTTCTCTGTaggcttttttttttgccttacaatgaaatgagtggccaattttttgtattttatgttgagaaatgaaatgaagcaaaaaaagaGTACTTCAGTATAGTTTTgataagaatattaaaaaataatttatgcagctgccataattttttccattttgtagACTTCCGCTCGAAGCTTTTTGCCCAAAGAAATGCAGACTTACCTTAAagcaaaagaattaaaaagaaacataGAAGACGTACAGATGCGTTTAGATGAATATAGAAAGGAGCACGAGACCCTGGCTatgaatattaaaacaaaaagtaacatTAAAATCGAGAAAgcctgttttgaaaataaatattaaactcATTACTTATATTTACCCAGACATCCAACACATTAGCCTCAAGCATAAGCAGAAAACCCTAAAATCGCGCGTTAATCTACTAGAATTCCAATCTGTGTCattggataaaaaaataaagcaagaggaaaaaaataaacaactaatTAGTGTCACAATGCCGGTGCGCTTGACAGCAAAAAATGCCAGCGAAGCTGTTGCAATGGATGGCGTTAAGCAGGCTCTGCAGGATCTGGACGATTTCTATACGTTTTACATCAACCAGGCGAGCAGTCGTAAGTTATTTATGCGCTCAGCTGTAACATACAGATATTTGAATGCAGTTATAAACGAAACATATTCACAGCCAGCAGTGTGCAACAAGCAAAGGATGCTTTGTGGACTAAAATGCGCTCAATTTTCTCcaatataccaaattttatcTTCTTCAATGTAATCATGCGCTTAAAAGATGAACAACTCCAGTACGTAATGtcgttaataaataaatcaaatcatGAAGAATCAAGCACTCATTCCGTCAGCGGAGTGGGCACAAAAGAAACACTATCGGCTTTCGAAGTCAAACTACTGCAAACAAAAGCGGATCTTGTGGGCAtggttgtaaaatttttgtccGTCCGCAAGGAGCGTATCATACTGGAAGAGCGATTCGCCGATGCCTATGGCCCTTTCGTGGATGAGCTCCAGAAGAAGGTTAATCTATTCAATGCAAATGCCAATGAGAATATCAACGAAATCATTTCTGACTATCTGGTGCAGTACAATTTGCGAAATTTCTCAAAATGCCAAAATGAGTTTATCGCTCAACAAATCGACGAGTGCAAATCAGATATCGATTATGGCGCTAAACAATTAGAAAATCATGAGGTGTTTTCTTTTGcactttgattaaaaatttaaaaaatcttaacttaatttcgaatttttcaCAGGTCATTCTGGGTTCCATTAAACAAGTTTATAGCGACATAAACACATCCATCAATCGTATACAATATGAAATGCTGCAGCTGGGGCAAATCAAAGAGAAAATTCTGTACTCAAAAAATATGCTGAAGCGTTTATTGGATGAAATGCAAATGTCCACTATGGGCAGTATTACCGCGCCCACTGCCAGCGGCGGCATCAGATCCAATTTCCAACCTACGAAACTTAAAGTCAACAATAGTAGTTCTACTATTGGTGATAGCTTCGAAATGGGTGGTGGAGACATGGTTTTTTGCAGCACAAAATTGGATTTTGACTCCACGTTGTTGTCACTTAACTTAACTTCCTCAAATATAACAGCAACATCGCACAGACGTAGTGTGGGATCTGCGGATACCACACTTATGCCTGCGGCTGCCGGCAGCAACAACACCGAGGGTCGTTTCAATTTGCCACCATACTCCAGCGAACTGAGCACGTTTGCCGAAATCCCATTTGAGAAGTTTAGCTGTGTAACGAAAGAATGGTGGGATATCAATTATAGTGCATCGAAattttaatgtacatacatacatatttatcacCCCTATGATTATGTGCATGCTTTCAGCGCTTACCACCTCTCACCCAATCCGTTGATCGTGGACTTGCGTGAACTCTGTTCTACAATGCAATTGGCGCCAGGCAGCTTGTTGACCGCTTCAGGGGCTTTACAGGAAGTGCGTAATCGCATCAAGTGGGCGGATTTAATTGCCCAGAATTCGCATGACTTGAAATTGGATTTGGATTTGATTATGGGTAGGCATCAAAGTGCTGCTAATTGTGcttatattttggaaaaaatatactcTCCAATAATttatcctttttatttttgttgatttggttttctttgaatattttattattagtcGATGCACAAAGTTGTAGGCAAAAAATCAAGCAACACCGTGAGCAAATTGAAGAGATGTTGGATAAAATCGACGTGACCAATATAAACACCAATCGGACACTGCATAAACTATCAAAATTGTACGATTTCATACTGGCGAACCCTCTGCGCCGCTATATTCCATCTGATAGGAAATACAACAATCAAAcgtatgcggattatgaagccGAATTTTCCATGTATTACCGCATGGCAACCGTTGGTGCATCAATCAAATAATGTGCTTGTATTGTAATgtgatttgtattaaaaaaaaaaaaagtgttattgTTTACTTGTAAgttgaaacattaaaaaaaattgtagaaccaaattttatgaaatcttTTTTGATGGTAGCAACTACTTATtcgataataatattttttatttttttttataaaggtttacataacaataaaattattatacaaactgaaagtagtgcaacgctagcatcggaggctttcggctgccgataataatatgtttttacagttagtttgttttttagagTTCAAGGGTAAACGTGTACATCTGCAGCTGAAACTAACGGGGttttcaataagaggtgttatccccgtaaaatatcaatggtttcgttgcttgtgtggcacgtagcgcagtcttgttgaaaataaacgttttccagataaaaaatcgttaatcatctttcgATAGCGGAATCCATTCACcgcaactgttgctccagcttcattttcgaaaaagtaaggtccaatgacttcgccggaccataaaccgcaccaaacaatcaCCCGTTGGGGAtaaagaggcttttcaacaataactcttggattttctgagccccagatccgacaactttgcttgttgacgaagcctcTGAGGTGGAAAGGGGCcttatcactcaagatgatttttcaatggaattccggatcatttgcATGCATTTCGACGactcaatcagcaaagacacgacgttgttgctgatcggccggcttgagttcttttgttaactggactttataagccttaagacccaaatctttgtgcaaaatacggtgtaatgacgtttgtggaatgcctaattccaaagaacgacgaggagtgGACAAACCTGAATTTTCTTTCAGCTTTCACTTtcagctacaacagcaatattttcggctgttcggCTGTTCtagagcgacgtgcacgggttttattcttcacatcactaacttgtcccaacaactcgaattttttcaccaatttctgtattgcggtccgtcaaggtgcttcacgatgacccaaaaatgttcgagttttacgaaccgtctctgccaaattttcacaatttttatagtgaattttaataatttcaatgcgttgtttaagcgtgtatcgttccatttttgttaatgacgtagtttctacttgtcaaatatcaaatatcaaatgacagcttcaaaagtgactgCTTccaaaatagcgggctattcaaaataacacctgttattggcaAAAACCTTTATATACAGCCCAGGGTTCCTacgacaatcggttctacgtaaccggaacgacccgcatTTATATCTAGCCAAGGACTGTAATTTCTGTAACATTTCCCGTATTTGTATGGTGAATGTTTATGCCGCTACAGTAACAAGAACAACATACAGTCCGCGACAAACGAAAGCACATGGACATTTTGagcagttttgacaatttttaaaaatgttaaaattttttttggcaagtttaacaaaaaacatatatgtaaattcaaGTTTCGAACATGGAAAATTGAGTTCGAATTTAGaaaattggcggccgccgtagccgaatggcttggtacgCGACTACCATCCTTGAGTGGTTGGGTTCGAACCCCCGCGCATGACACAGCAAAGTGATAGAAAGTTTTTCCTAATAACGgttgcccctcggtaggcaatggtaaGCCTCTGAGTGTAAGCCATGAAAAACTTCTCATGAATCCGGTCCAGGTAAAAGGAAAATTCTGAAGATTTCTGAGTTGTCAAAATGGAAAAACATTGTTCAACTGGTTTGCGGATCAAAGGGTCGAAAACTTACCAATTACAAGTGAGATGCTAAAAAAGAAAAGCCAAGTTGTTACATGCCAAAATTCAGGAAAAGCCTGGAGGCTTCCAGGCCAGCAAAGGTTGGGTTGTAAACTTCAAAAAGAGGCATGGAATACGATGGCTAGAAAATCAAATAAGAGTGACTCCTCCAACACATTTttggacaaattttacaaaacaattaCGGATTTAAGTTTGACAAAAAAGGAGATATACAATGCCGATGAGTCGATCTTATTTTGGAAGCTTTTACCCCACCAAACTTTTATGCGCTCTAAAGAAACATCGGCTCAAGGGCAAAAGATCTGTAAGGAGAGCATAACGTTCATGCTTGTACAAATGCTGCTGGAAATCATAAAgtaaaagtaatggttactgggAAATCGGCGAATCCGCGTTCATTCTAATTTTTTACTGATATGCCTCTTCTCTACAAAGGAAGTAAAAGTGCTTAGATGGCCTTAGTTGAAGACTGGCTTCTCAGAACATTTTTTCCAgagatatgtttattttttgccaAAACAAAGAATCCTTTATCAATCAAAAATTGCCTAAATAAACAGGTAAAATAGTTCGCTTGGGAGCAAAATCTACCGTAAAAAGCACTTATTATTGATAATGCGCCATGCTATACCAAAGAAGGCGAGTTAAAGAGCTATGACGGCCAAATATCGGTAATGTATTTTCCTCCTTTAATGTAGCCCACGGACCAAAACGTTGTAAGACTTACTAAACTGAAGTAAAAAAGTCCCTCTTAAGTCGCATTATGGCTCGTGGAGAAACTATCGATAAATCACTGCGAAATATCGACctgaaaaatgcaatattcTTCTTAGCTACGGCATGGCATGCTCTTACTGCGACTTCAATCCAGCCATCGTTTCAGAAATTGTTTGGAAAAGCATCTGAATAGAATCTTTCGGAGTTACGATTACAGATAGCTGATGATGCATCCAATATTCAAATCATTGCAACTTTGCTTCGGGATGTAGATCCATTGCAGCAAGTCTCCCAATTTCGAATCGAGCAATGGATTGTTGAACCTCATTGAGAATCCAcagcttaaaatgaaaaatactatAATGCAGACAACGAAACAGTCGGTGAAGTAACTAACGACGTGATGCGAAATACGAATAAAATTACATCGGAGGAGCATTCAAAATATTCTTGAATTGGGCGGCGCAAAGCAATGCTATGACGCTGCAGAGGCTCAGAAGCACTGTGGTACTGAACAAGCGAGTGCGTAGAAAGCAAATCAAAATcgtaaatttcttaatttcaaaCTAAACTTATAGGTATGAAGAGTATTtagttaatataataataacaaataaacttGGATTGCtatcggtaaaaaaaaaaagtatttttatttgtatgggaaaaaaCCTCAGTACTTGCGACAACCTCGAAATTTGCACCGAGCCCGGGTTTCAATACGTGCACgaatcgagtttctactgtaaaaactaataaaatgattttgagtgatggaagtttttattttgagttttacgCGCTCCTTTGCtcatctgtttgtatactgcagctgtttcgTTCACCAGTGCctacgatggagagaataatctttctatcattcttgaccagtgccaaatatgattgacgtgcgaCGCCATTTACAGAAACTATAACTCATTGGCTGAAAAGTTCAGGTCCTAACAacgaaaacacgtttttttgttagtgtaaaattagctttattcatcaacgtaatttccatcaggAACAACGCAGCGCCGTTACGCCGTTACTACAAAAGTTGTACGAGTATTTATCATTTGCctaaaaataggcctcagtatCAGCGATGACCTCTTCATTCgggcaaaatttcttaccggcgaccatttttttaggtctgcgaattTGGTAGATGTGGGAGcagttcgaagttcaattcatatagTTTTTCCATTCTTTTGATTGATTTGTGATGCGGTGAGttgtcttgtttttggtcaacagtgagcaaacgcggcacccactttgaacaaagCTTTCTTACAGTCAAattctcatgcaatataaagccaacacgccTTTCGATATCTTTACGaggtcagctaactcacgcaacttcacttttcgattatTCAAAGCGATTTTGAggattttgttgatgtttttatGGTGTTGCCGCCTTATTTAAACGTCCACTGCGTTTTGCATCaccggtgtctctacgaccacctTCGAAgttagcaaaccatcgttttattgttgtttctgatggagcggagtcctcataacacttttcaagccattgctttgcttgaacgAAATTccttttgatccattgttttgagaataacaaaagtagcgtcacccttagcacaataactcacgaactactgaatagaatatcatgaaattttaacagctgtctttatAAGATTGGtgctaactgaaaaagagctgaatgcaataaaaatagtgCCATCGACGGTTAACGCTCGGgatttttcagcccatgtgttatgtacAGGGTCCCGCACTCGGAGTGTAagcaacttcagaccgctcgcgcagctgatgacCGTGCAGTGCGTCCCGTGTAGTTGGCTAAATAACAGTCCAGagcattgtttacaagcgcgcggaagcattttgacgAGAATAaaggcgaaaaaagaaaatcagtaatggatttcaagcgtaatggtgtgattgcattatatttggctggaaaatcacaaccagcgattgttcgtcagctcgagcaccttaaagtaaataaagtttttttatcgTAACATTACTCGTTCCAATGaaactggtagcatcgcgaaacgtcatggaggtggtcatcaaaagactgcaatgtGACGTGAAATgtttcaaaaagtgaaaaaacggcttgagcgaaatccccgaaaGAACGGAAAATATCTGA is a genomic window of Anastrepha ludens isolate Willacy chromosome 6, idAnaLude1.1, whole genome shotgun sequence containing:
- the LOC128868157 gene encoding augmin complex subunit dgt5, whose product is MPFEKDIELFQVWAAKLGCPPNAIPSEEALRSIYKSRQRDLFCNLIKSVRSRQDVQEVRENILIKRLEKLKDQVVPTSARSFLPKEMQTYLKAKELKRNIEDVQMRLDEYRKEHETLAMNIKTKNIQHISLKHKQKTLKSRVNLLEFQSVSLDKKIKQEEKNKQLISVTMPVRLTAKNASEAVAMDGVKQALQDLDDFYTFYINQASSPSSVQQAKDALWTKMRSIFSNIPNFIFFNVIMRLKDEQLQYVMSLINKSNHEESSTHSVSGVGTKETLSAFEVKLLQTKADLVGMVVKFLSVRKERIILEERFADAYGPFVDELQKKVNLFNANANENINEIISDYLVQYNLRNFSKCQNEFIAQQIDECKSDIDYGAKQLENHEVILGSIKQVYSDINTSINRIQYEMLQLGQIKEKILYSKNMLKRLLDEMQMSTMGSITAPTASGGIRSNFQPTKLKVNNSSSTIGDSFEMGGGDMVFCSTKLDFDSTLLSLNLTSSNITATSHRRSVGSADTTLMPAAAGSNNTEGRFNLPPYSSELSTFAEIPFEKFSCVTKECAYHLSPNPLIVDLRELCSTMQLAPGSLLTASGALQEVRNRIKWADLIAQNSHDLKLDLDLIMVDAQSCRQKIKQHREQIEEMLDKIDVTNINTNRTLHKLSKLYDFILANPLRRYIPSDRKYNNQTYADYEAEFSMYYRMATVGASIK